In Leptodesmis sichuanensis A121, the following are encoded in one genomic region:
- a CDS encoding DUF262 domain-containing protein encodes MEVISTPKANPETLLALIRNVYDGQVVIPRFQRPFVWKREDIEEVLASILQGYFIGTFLMLDTPAKKPMFPYTTVEGVKHIEGTTRPQENATVRLVLDGQQRITSLFYALYGPDIALKGSKYPHTFFLRLDYALAGDLDEAVIGVSTQNRRVMSEMKRLVDTDQAIPFTRMLDSGHFYQWLYSGQKSWQGQEQEQVKDLYDRFQKFMVPVIALSPETGKDNIVNIFERINRTGVSLSLFDLAVAQLYLKGIKLRELWEQFARKHEAVTSIVKPEFLLRLIALVQDQEVRRRTLLNSLDAIRSLQINKIPVILAGAERKYPSPG; translated from the coding sequence ATGGAAGTCATTTCAACGCCTAAAGCGAACCCAGAGACTTTACTGGCTCTCATTCGCAATGTTTATGACGGACAGGTTGTAATTCCCAGGTTTCAGCGGCCTTTTGTTTGGAAGCGGGAAGACATTGAAGAGGTCTTAGCCTCGATTTTGCAGGGATACTTTATCGGCACCTTTCTAATGCTGGATACACCAGCCAAGAAGCCCATGTTTCCCTACACCACAGTAGAAGGGGTCAAACACATCGAAGGAACGACTCGACCCCAGGAAAATGCAACTGTGCGGCTGGTATTGGATGGACAGCAGCGGATTACCTCGCTTTTTTACGCTCTCTATGGGCCTGATATTGCATTGAAGGGATCAAAGTATCCTCACACTTTTTTTCTAAGGTTGGATTACGCCTTAGCAGGGGATTTGGATGAAGCTGTGATCGGTGTGTCAACGCAGAACCGACGAGTCATGAGTGAGATGAAAAGATTAGTTGACACCGATCAGGCCATTCCTTTCACCCGAATGCTGGACTCAGGGCATTTTTACCAGTGGCTGTATAGTGGGCAAAAGTCTTGGCAAGGCCAGGAACAGGAACAGGTCAAAGACTTATACGATCGATTTCAAAAGTTTATGGTGCCAGTGATTGCGCTATCACCGGAAACCGGAAAAGACAATATCGTCAATATTTTTGAACGGATTAACCGGACTGGAGTTAGTCTTTCACTTTTTGATCTAGCAGTCGCGCAACTGTACCTAAAAGGCATCAAGCTACGGGAACTTTGGGAGCAATTTGCCAGGAAGCATGAAGCCGTCACCTCGATTGTCAAGCCAGAGTTTCTGCTACGCCTCATCGCCTTGGTGCAAGATCAGGAAGTCCGCCGTCGAACTCTTTTGAATTCCCTCGATGCCATAAGGAGCTTGCAAATAAATAAAATACCAGTCATTTTAGCGGGAGCAGAGCGGAAATATCCCTCTCCTGGCTGA